The following nucleotide sequence is from Thermostaphylospora chromogena.
GGAGGTCGCCTGCGACGGCGGCACCACCCGTAAGACGCTGTGGAGGCTGTTCGACGGCGCGCTGGTCGAGTCGGTCCTGATGCGCTACCCCGACCGCACCACCGTCTGCGTCTCCTCCCAGGCCGGATGCGGCATGAACTGCCCGTTCTGCGCCACCGGGCAGGCGGGTCTGACCCGCAACATGTCCACCGCGGAGATCGTCGAGCAGGTGGTGGCCGCGGCGCGGGCGCTGGCCGCGGGCGAGGTGCCCGGCGGTCCCGGCAGGGTGAGCAACGTCGTCTTCATGGGCATGGGCGAGCCGTTGGCCAACTACAAGGCCGTGATCGGCGCGGTGCGTCGGCTGACCGATCCGACGCCGCGCGGCCTGGGCATCTCCGCACGCGGTATCACCGTTTCGACCGTGGGGCTGGTGCCGGCCATCGGCCGGCTGGCGGAGGAGGGGCTGCCCATCACGCTGGCGGTGTCGCTGCACGCCCCCGATGACGAGCTGCGCGACACGCTGGTGCCGGTGAACACCCGCTGGAAGGTCGCCGAGGTGCTGGACGCCGCGTGGGCGTACGCGGCGAAGACCAAGAGGCGTGTCTCCATCGAGTACGCGCTGATCAGGGACGTCAACGATCAGGAGTGGCGGGCCGATCTGCTCGGCAGGCTGGTGCGCAACCGGCTCGTGCACGTCAACCTCATCCCGCTCAACCCCACGCCGGGGTCGAAGTGGACGGCGTCCCGCCCGCGTGATGAGCGGGCGTTCGTGCGCCGCCTGGAGGCGCACGGCGTGCCGGTCACGGTCCGCGACACCCGAGGCCGGGAGATCGACGGCGCCTGCGGCCAGCTCGCCGCCGCCGAGTGAGCTGCGGCGGCG
It contains:
- the rlmN gene encoding 23S rRNA (adenine(2503)-C(2))-methyltransferase RlmN, which produces MTLVAPRRAKPARHLADLTMEERRAAVAELGEKPFRADQLSRHYFERLSVDAASMTDLPAASRERLAAELLPPLLTPVREVACDGGTTRKTLWRLFDGALVESVLMRYPDRTTVCVSSQAGCGMNCPFCATGQAGLTRNMSTAEIVEQVVAAARALAAGEVPGGPGRVSNVVFMGMGEPLANYKAVIGAVRRLTDPTPRGLGISARGITVSTVGLVPAIGRLAEEGLPITLAVSLHAPDDELRDTLVPVNTRWKVAEVLDAAWAYAAKTKRRVSIEYALIRDVNDQEWRADLLGRLVRNRLVHVNLIPLNPTPGSKWTASRPRDERAFVRRLEAHGVPVTVRDTRGREIDGACGQLAAAE